Part of the Sulfuricurvum kujiense DSM 16994 genome, CAAAAAGTTTGCAGCAATTCGTCTCGATCCTCTCGTCTAAAAAATTTGAGATTCTGACCCTCGGTGTTTTTGCAAGCGTTATTATCATCGTCTCTTCCGTCCTTATCTACGTTATGGAAGCGAACAACCCCGATTCTCCGATCAATACCCTTTTCGAAGCGGTGTACTGGTCGGTCGTGACGATTTTCACCGTCGGGTACGGTGATTTTGTCCCGGTTACGACGGAGGGGCGAACGGTCGGGATGGCCATCATCGTAGCAGGTATCGCCGTAATCTCTTTTGCAACCTCGATTGTCGTATCGGCGTTTACAGAGAAACTCGATGAGATTAAAGAAGATAAGATGATCGATGACGTATCCAAGTTCAATCAATTCTACCTGATCTGTGGATACGGCCCGTTAAGCTCGCAAGTCGCCCATCGTTTTTTAAAAGACGGCAAGCAGGTCGTTATTTTAGAGAACGACCATAAAAAAGTAGCGGAAGCTCAAAAAGATGGGCTTGTAGCTCTGACCTGCGATCCGGCATCGCTGCACTCGTATCATGCGCTAAGAATTGATTTTAATACGCAGGTGATTGCGGCAATATTGCTCGAAGAGAGCGATGTGTTAAATGTTTACACGGCCTTGACCATTCGCGAACTTTCCAAAAAGGTTCAGATGCTCTCTATTTTGCTGCATCAGGAAAACCGACGAAAACTCTCTTTGGCGGGGATCAACGAGATCGTTTATACCCAAGAGCTTATCGGGCTGATGAGTAAAGAGGTGAGCGGAAGACCGGTAGCCTTTGAAGTGATTCATGCTTTGCGTTCAGAAAACAGCGGCGTATTTATCAAAGAGATTGTTTTGGACAGCATTATGGCCGAGCAGTTTTTTGAAACGAGCAAACTTTCGATGTTTCATAAACGGCTTATTATGCTCGGTATTTACAAACAATCGAGCCAGTCTTTTTTCTTTAACCCTTCCAATACTCTGATTATCGAAGCGGGGGATGTTGCCATCGTTGTCGGTACCCGTTCTTTGATCGATGAATTTAAGGCACTGGTGCGAAGGAAGAAGAGATTATGAGTTATCAAAGTGCGATCGTATTCGGATTTAACGAGTATGCAAAACAAATAGCGATGCAGATCGCTCCCGAATATCTCTCTTTTGCTATTTTTGTTATGACCGAATCGGAGCGCCTTGCCGCAAAAGCGGCAGGTTTTGAAGTTGCACTTTTTGATTTGGGCGAAGATTGGAAGCTGATCGAAGAGCAGTTTGATCCCTCAAGTCTGATCGTGTTTTGTGCTTTGGATAAAGATGCCGAAAATGTCTTTTTGACCATTTCGCTGCGGTCTATTTTTGAAGAGCTTCCGATCATTGCGCTGGCGGGTGATCATGAAAGTGCCGCAAAGATGAAAAGCGCCGGAGCCAACAAAGTGATGGCGACACAGCAGATTACCGCCAATATCATCACCGAAATGCTTGAAAAACCGACGGTAACCGAAGTGCTGCACGATATTTTGTATGAAGAGTCATTTTTGAAAATAGCGCAGATCACCGTCCCGGAAAACTCCTTTTTGGTCGGTAAACATCTGCATGAGATTGATTGGGGTGAGGAGTTTGATGTTCTTGTTCTTGCCATCGTCGATCATCAGCTCTCTGCGACGTTCAGTTTTACCTCAAAAGGGCACCATCATCATATCGATCCTGACGATATTTTGGTTGTCGTCGGGTACGAAGACAGCATATCGGCATTATCTGAAGCGATGGGAGTGGTAAAATGGGCAAAATAGGGGTCATCGGTGCAGGTAAATGGGGAGAAGCGCTCTCCTATGCTCTGAGC contains:
- a CDS encoding TrkA C-terminal domain-containing protein; the protein is MSYQSAIVFGFNEYAKQIAMQIAPEYLSFAIFVMTESERLAAKAAGFEVALFDLGEDWKLIEEQFDPSSLIVFCALDKDAENVFLTISLRSIFEELPIIALAGDHESAAKMKSAGANKVMATQQITANIITEMLEKPTVTEVLHDILYEESFLKIAQITVPENSFLVGKHLHEIDWGEEFDVLVLAIVDHQLSATFSFTSKGHHHHIDPDDILVVVGYEDSISALSEAMGVVKWAK
- a CDS encoding ion transporter translates to MISRWIVGIAFFLHASPTYRHLKKFAFNLLENPNYPYKKFFDYTMMLLIAISVYILIRHVKHEVNQDWLFFNNYVISFIFLIEYLLRFWVYSDNSKVIIEQYEHDLFLQRPFKLWNVLHNIFMTKMSFVFSLPAIIDLLAIMPFFHEMRLLRVFILFRVFKLFRYAKSLQQFVSILSSKKFEILTLGVFASVIIIVSSVLIYVMEANNPDSPINTLFEAVYWSVVTIFTVGYGDFVPVTTEGRTVGMAIIVAGIAVISFATSIVVSAFTEKLDEIKEDKMIDDVSKFNQFYLICGYGPLSSQVAHRFLKDGKQVVILENDHKKVAEAQKDGLVALTCDPASLHSYHALRIDFNTQVIAAILLEESDVLNVYTALTIRELSKKVQMLSILLHQENRRKLSLAGINEIVYTQELIGLMSKEVSGRPVAFEVIHALRSENSGVFIKEIVLDSIMAEQFFETSKLSMFHKRLIMLGIYKQSSQSFFFNPSNTLIIEAGDVAIVVGTRSLIDEFKALVRRKKRL